A window from Alkalicoccobacillus plakortidis encodes these proteins:
- a CDS encoding ABC transporter substrate-binding protein: MNRKWGMITGVTVLSLVVAGCTPGGPTGGNQDSGDGQTVIRVSWWGSDERHNMTTEAIALFEEKNPDIRVEPEYTGFDSYWERLTTQAAGSNLPDVIQMDTSKLEQYISSELVLDLNELIENGTINMDDVEDVYQEMNIKDGSTYAIASGANAFSTLYNEALFEKYDINLEPGYTYDDLYEAMDTVSKGEGDGAWGFDFVKAEYEAFTHYARQFEQHLYGEDGQLGFEDQTLVDFLTLEKNMIDNGVSTPHDVTVEINDSGESMIANREAAMAVGASNGVIGIQPMSEDPIGVNVLPVAEGATAPGDWIRPSMSFSISAATDKQEAAGKFIDFMTNDIEGNEILMAERGVPISSEVRNHLLDQVDESVAKTFEFLEIVGERAGESEPLPPPGEAEVRASFNRMLEAVKYGDMTPEEGAETFRSEAEQILD; the protein is encoded by the coding sequence TTGAATAGAAAATGGGGAATGATCACAGGTGTAACCGTATTAAGTTTAGTTGTTGCTGGCTGTACTCCTGGTGGACCAACTGGGGGAAATCAAGACTCAGGAGATGGACAGACTGTCATACGTGTGTCTTGGTGGGGATCAGATGAGCGTCATAATATGACGACAGAGGCCATCGCATTATTTGAAGAGAAAAATCCTGATATTCGTGTTGAACCTGAGTACACTGGGTTTGATAGTTACTGGGAGAGGTTAACAACACAAGCTGCTGGTAGCAATCTACCAGACGTTATTCAAATGGATACATCTAAGCTTGAACAGTATATTTCAAGTGAACTAGTGCTAGATCTAAATGAACTAATTGAGAACGGTACGATTAATATGGATGATGTAGAAGATGTGTATCAGGAAATGAACATTAAGGATGGTAGTACGTACGCGATAGCTTCGGGAGCGAATGCCTTTTCTACACTATATAATGAAGCATTATTTGAGAAATATGATATAAATCTAGAGCCTGGATATACCTATGACGACCTTTATGAGGCGATGGATACAGTATCCAAGGGTGAAGGAGATGGGGCATGGGGCTTTGACTTTGTAAAAGCTGAGTATGAAGCATTCACCCATTATGCACGCCAGTTTGAACAACATCTCTATGGAGAAGATGGGCAACTAGGTTTTGAGGATCAGACGCTCGTAGACTTCTTAACGTTAGAGAAAAACATGATTGATAATGGAGTTTCCACTCCACACGATGTAACAGTGGAGATCAACGACAGCGGTGAGTCGATGATTGCAAACAGAGAAGCAGCAATGGCGGTTGGTGCGAGTAACGGTGTAATTGGAATTCAGCCAATGTCTGAGGACCCAATTGGTGTGAATGTACTTCCTGTAGCTGAAGGAGCTACAGCTCCAGGAGATTGGATCCGTCCAAGTATGTCATTTAGCATCTCAGCTGCAACAGACAAACAAGAAGCAGCAGGTAAATTTATTGATTTTATGACCAATGATATTGAAGGTAATGAGATCTTAATGGCAGAACGTGGTGTTCCGATTTCATCAGAGGTTCGTAATCATTTATTAGATCAGGTTGATGAAAGTGTAGCCAAAACATTTGAGTTCTTAGAGATTGTAGGAGAACGCGCGGGTGAATCAGAACCTTTACCACCACCAGGAGAGGCTGAAGTGAGAGCTTCATTTAATCGTATGTTAGAAGCAGTTAAGTACGGAGATATGACTCCTGAAGAAGGTGCGGAGACTTTCCGCTCTGAAGCTGAGCAAATTCTCGACTAA